A single genomic interval of Bacillota bacterium harbors:
- a CDS encoding RtcB family protein, which translates to MTILRPSSKNCYVIPRQGAMRVEARVYLSKKMARSFAEKETLAQLMDAASLPGVYRYVLGMPDIHKGFGLPIGGVMAMDSEDGVVSSGAVGMDINCGVRLLKTNIPASEMDKPLLRKIMQAITARVPTGIGKESRHVGNIKDILNKVVTGGVPALIQMGLGRGEDIDSIEERGKFPGADLGSVSKKAISRSNQLSTIGGGNHFIEIGHVAEVFDRDFAGRMGLREGYLTVLIHTGSRGFGHQICTDYSRTMKKDAARMKISLPNAGLACVPIRSPEGRKYLAAMACAVNFAFCNRQWITHDIREAFAEILGGRDTDYDLGIVYDVAHNIAKFEKIDGKTLLIHRKGATRALPPGHQLNPPKFRHTGHPAIIPGSMGTSSYIVTATEKVSATFNSVNHGAGRRLSRSAAKREISVKELEKKMKDILIMGRDFRAYLDEAPQAYKDIETVIDTLAEIGITRKVARLFPLAVIKGEE; encoded by the coding sequence ATGACCATATTGCGGCCTTCAAGCAAAAACTGCTATGTTATCCCCAGGCAGGGCGCGATGCGCGTTGAAGCCCGGGTTTATCTATCCAAAAAGATGGCCCGCTCTTTTGCTGAAAAAGAAACCCTGGCCCAGCTCATGGACGCGGCATCCCTCCCGGGCGTTTACAGGTATGTTCTGGGGATGCCTGACATTCATAAAGGTTTCGGCTTGCCCATCGGCGGAGTGATGGCCATGGACAGCGAGGATGGGGTAGTTTCTTCCGGAGCAGTGGGCATGGACATCAACTGCGGTGTCCGTCTCCTGAAAACAAATATTCCGGCAAGTGAAATGGACAAACCGTTACTCCGCAAGATCATGCAGGCGATCACTGCCAGAGTCCCAACCGGAATCGGAAAAGAAAGCCGACATGTTGGAAATATCAAAGATATCTTGAACAAAGTCGTAACCGGCGGGGTTCCCGCATTGATCCAGATGGGCCTTGGCAGAGGAGAGGATATCGATTCCATCGAAGAACGGGGCAAATTCCCCGGTGCCGACCTCGGATCCGTGAGCAAGAAGGCAATCTCGAGAAGCAACCAGCTATCCACCATCGGTGGCGGAAACCATTTTATCGAAATCGGGCATGTTGCCGAAGTTTTTGACAGAGACTTTGCCGGCAGGATGGGGTTACGGGAGGGGTACCTTACCGTCCTCATCCATACCGGAAGCCGGGGGTTCGGCCATCAGATCTGTACCGACTATTCGCGGACCATGAAGAAGGACGCTGCCCGTATGAAAATTTCCCTGCCCAATGCCGGGCTTGCCTGTGTCCCTATCAGATCACCGGAAGGCAGGAAATACCTGGCAGCCATGGCCTGCGCCGTGAACTTCGCTTTCTGCAATCGCCAATGGATCACCCATGACATACGGGAAGCCTTCGCCGAAATTCTGGGTGGTAGAGACACCGATTATGACCTGGGTATCGTCTACGACGTTGCCCACAATATCGCCAAGTTTGAAAAAATTGATGGAAAAACGCTATTGATTCATCGTAAAGGTGCAACGCGTGCACTCCCACCCGGACATCAGCTCAATCCACCAAAATTCCGCCATACCGGCCATCCGGCCATTATTCCGGGCAGCATGGGGACCTCATCATACATTGTAACCGCAACCGAAAAGGTGTCGGCGACCTTCAATTCGGTCAACCATGGCGCCGGCCGCCGCCTCTCCCGTTCCGCAGCAAAAAGGGAAATATCGGTCAAGGAACTGGAGAAGAAAATGAAAGATATCCTGATCATGGGGCGTGATTTCCGCGCCTATCTCGATGAAGCTCCCCAGGCATACAAGGATATTGAAACTGTCATTGACACCCTGGCCGAAATCGGCATTACCCGCAAGGTAGCCCGCCTCTTCCCCCTGGCAGTCATCAAGGGTGAAGAATAG
- the surE gene encoding 5'/3'-nucleotidase SurE: MFKNSILVTNDDGIFAEGIQVLSQKIFEAYSQELGISIVAPDHEQSAVGHAITMHRPLRVEPVRYLHNPELAAWSVNGTPSDCVKLAVESLLPERPSLVISGINQGSNLGTDIFYSGTVSAAVEGVILGIPSIAISLVKPDESGFEFSARFACRLIPLLIETSLPPGTLLNINVPPGTGDKIKGARVTRLGDRRYRNTFQKRTDPRGKHYYWLAGDVIETQNEEEFDVGASKEGYISITPIHFDLTRYDLFETLQKTIDRIDLFAKNERVDTEI, translated from the coding sequence ATGTTCAAAAATTCAATCCTTGTTACCAACGACGATGGTATCTTTGCCGAAGGCATACAGGTTCTCAGCCAGAAAATATTCGAGGCATACAGTCAGGAGTTGGGCATATCGATCGTGGCTCCCGATCACGAACAAAGTGCGGTGGGGCATGCTATTACCATGCACCGCCCACTCCGTGTGGAACCTGTTAGATATTTACACAATCCGGAATTGGCCGCATGGTCCGTTAACGGCACCCCATCGGACTGTGTAAAACTGGCCGTCGAGTCTCTCCTGCCGGAAAGACCTTCATTGGTCATTTCCGGTATCAATCAAGGGAGCAACCTTGGAACCGACATCTTCTACTCGGGAACCGTGTCGGCGGCCGTGGAAGGGGTCATTCTGGGAATACCATCCATCGCCATCTCCCTTGTCAAGCCTGATGAATCCGGTTTTGAATTCTCGGCCAGGTTCGCCTGCCGCCTGATACCCCTTCTGATCGAAACCAGCCTTCCACCCGGGACTTTGCTCAATATCAATGTCCCGCCCGGCACCGGTGATAAGATCAAAGGGGCCCGCGTAACCCGCCTGGGAGACCGCCGCTACCGCAACACTTTCCAGAAGAGAACCGACCCTCGCGGCAAACACTATTACTGGCTAGCCGGCGATGTCATCGAAACACAAAATGAGGAAGAATTCGATGTGGGCGCAAGCAAGGAAGGTTACATTTCCATCACGCCGATCCATTTCGACCTCACACGCTACGATCTGTTTGAAACCCTGCAAAAAACAATCGATCGTATCGATCTTTTTGCCAAAAATGAACGTGTTGATACCGAGATTTGA
- a CDS encoding amidohydrolase, whose translation MPSLFIRNATIVTMDDDRNIFEGSLLIGGGLIMRVIEGITTDDNLARLALPPTTEIIDASGLIVMPGMINTHGHAAMTLFRGFADDLPLQEWLEEKIWPLENLLTAEDIFWGTMLGIAEMIRSGTTTFTDMYFSMDQVARAVEITGIRAVLAHGIVGTSGRLEKDLYDTEKLVENWHGGAGGRITVTLGPHAPYTCPPESLKRIISLAEKVNLPIQIHMSESRLEIENCLKEHGVTPVELVDRVGLFEGRKVICAHCVHLRNHDIDILAARKAGVAHNPTSNLKLGSGIAPVIDMLQAGIKVGIGTDGAASNNNLDMFEEMRLAALLPKGLEENPSLLPAAKALQLATTNGAEILFLPKTGVIEEGYRADIIGITRDLPHLQPPHDVEAHLVYSASGSDVELSIVDGRILMKEGKLVTMDEERIFFETDRRARRLATDN comes from the coding sequence ATGCCGTCTCTTTTTATCAGAAATGCCACCATAGTTACCATGGATGATGACCGAAATATCTTTGAAGGCTCTCTCTTGATCGGCGGTGGGCTCATCATGCGTGTAATTGAAGGCATCACAACGGATGACAATCTGGCCCGCCTGGCACTGCCACCCACCACAGAAATAATCGATGCCTCCGGCCTGATCGTCATGCCAGGAATGATAAATACCCATGGCCACGCAGCCATGACACTTTTCAGGGGATTCGCCGATGACCTGCCCCTGCAGGAATGGCTGGAAGAAAAAATATGGCCGCTTGAAAACCTCCTGACCGCGGAAGATATTTTCTGGGGAACGATGCTCGGCATTGCGGAGATGATCCGCAGCGGAACAACCACCTTTACCGATATGTACTTTTCCATGGATCAGGTAGCCAGGGCTGTTGAAATCACGGGTATCAGGGCTGTACTGGCACATGGAATAGTGGGAACAAGCGGGCGGCTGGAGAAAGACCTGTATGATACCGAAAAACTGGTTGAAAACTGGCACGGTGGTGCGGGAGGGCGTATAACCGTTACCCTCGGCCCACATGCACCCTACACCTGCCCCCCGGAATCCTTGAAAAGAATAATTTCCCTGGCTGAAAAAGTAAACCTTCCCATCCAGATCCACATGTCTGAAAGCAGGCTCGAAATTGAAAACTGCCTGAAAGAACACGGAGTCACCCCCGTGGAACTGGTTGACAGGGTCGGTCTTTTTGAAGGCCGAAAAGTCATCTGTGCTCATTGCGTCCATCTTCGTAACCATGACATTGATATATTGGCTGCAAGGAAAGCCGGGGTTGCTCACAACCCGACCAGCAATCTTAAATTGGGAAGTGGGATTGCCCCCGTCATAGATATGCTTCAAGCAGGCATCAAGGTCGGTATTGGCACCGATGGTGCAGCAAGCAATAACAACCTGGACATGTTTGAAGAGATGCGCCTCGCTGCCCTCCTGCCCAAGGGGTTGGAAGAAAACCCCTCTCTCCTGCCGGCCGCCAAAGCCCTTCAGCTGGCAACCACGAACGGGGCTGAAATACTTTTTTTGCCGAAGACAGGGGTGATTGAAGAGGGATATCGCGCCGACATCATCGGTATAACCAGAGATCTTCCCCATCTCCAGCCCCCCCATGATGTTGAAGCTCATCTGGTTTATTCTGCCTCCGGTTCCGATGTGGAACTAAGCATTGTCGATGGCAGAATATTGATGAAAGAGGGTAAACTTGTTACTATGGATGAGGAAAGAATATTTTTTGAAACCGATCGAAGAGCAAGACGACTGGCGACAGATAATTAG
- the mtnA gene encoding S-methyl-5-thioribose-1-phosphate isomerase: MQPMIWDDKARNLKLLDQRILPHRILYHHCHNADDVARAIASMVVRGAPAIGICAAFGLALEALSAIARPGIAEENFWSEMRSAYHRLSESRPTAVNLEWALRRIWSIKDRASSPSLIADLWLEEAKSIMHADIAVNKKIGGFGAALVNDGATVLTHCNAGALATGGWGTALGVFRSAYHEGKKFAVFACETRPYLQGARLTAFELQRGGMEVILITDSCAATVMAEGKIDLIITGADRIAANGDTANKIGTYALAILAHYHHIPFYIAAPVSTIDFNLDEGSRIQIEKRDPREVTHFADKLIAPEGVTAYNPSFDVTPGTLIDGFITERGIFKYDEIIELNRST, from the coding sequence ATGCAACCCATGATCTGGGATGATAAAGCCCGAAATTTGAAATTGCTGGATCAGAGAATCCTCCCTCACCGGATTCTCTATCATCATTGCCACAATGCAGATGATGTCGCCCGGGCCATTGCTTCCATGGTTGTCAGGGGGGCCCCCGCTATAGGAATATGCGCTGCATTCGGACTGGCCCTGGAAGCTCTTTCTGCCATTGCCAGACCGGGGATTGCAGAGGAAAACTTCTGGTCGGAAATGAGAAGCGCCTACCACCGCCTCAGCGAATCACGCCCCACCGCTGTCAACCTGGAGTGGGCCTTGAGACGTATATGGTCAATCAAGGACAGAGCAAGTTCACCTTCCCTGATCGCCGATCTTTGGCTTGAAGAAGCAAAATCAATAATGCATGCGGACATTGCGGTCAACAAAAAAATCGGTGGTTTCGGTGCCGCACTTGTAAACGATGGAGCCACGGTACTGACTCACTGCAACGCCGGTGCACTGGCCACAGGTGGTTGGGGAACAGCGTTGGGAGTTTTTCGCTCGGCATATCATGAGGGGAAAAAATTTGCCGTATTCGCATGTGAAACAAGACCGTACCTGCAGGGTGCCCGGCTGACGGCTTTTGAATTGCAGCGGGGGGGCATGGAAGTTATCCTGATCACCGATAGCTGCGCCGCCACGGTCATGGCTGAAGGAAAAATCGATCTGATTATAACCGGGGCGGACCGCATTGCCGCGAACGGGGACACGGCCAACAAGATCGGAACATATGCGCTGGCCATCCTTGCTCATTATCACCATATCCCATTTTATATCGCCGCCCCTGTCTCTACCATCGATTTCAACCTGGATGAAGGCAGCCGCATACAGATCGAAAAACGGGATCCACGCGAGGTAACTCACTTTGCAGATAAACTCATTGCTCCTGAAGGAGTTACCGCTTACAACCCCTCTTTCGATGTAACACCGGGAACATTGATTGACGGTTTTATCACCGAAAGGGGCATATTCAAATATGATGAAATAATTGAATTGAACAGAAGCACCTGA